In one Luteolibacter arcticus genomic region, the following are encoded:
- a CDS encoding endonuclease/exonuclease/phosphatase family protein, with amino-acid sequence MKFTRSVVLSACFAGLAQGQSHVQGPSTVTPPYLRSHLPGVTVKSILTTGDGTVPKTGGGTTRLAGIPDGLGVIDGDDLTPAEPGYFYLLVNHELGATQGIARAHGDMGAFVSKWKIDKTTHQVVEGSDLIHSFFDWNEGSGNYVPGLDGSFDRMCSADLPPATARYHSASGKGSQEIIYFNGEETTGGRAYGHVVTGPDAGKSYHLEHLGFAAFENVLLNSFEQEKTVALMMDDAVDGEVYIYVGDKGTTGTEVEKAGMVGGKLYALAVVGKPYEEADVIANAVGESETFTLKLIGQPGNYPVDGNDVHDRGTDTITPLDPLQTFESLKMGGPEDGAWDTRPGFEDTFYFVTKGTSSGGLTAVTRLWKLEFNDITNPALGGTLTKLLDGPENRLGSLDNMCFDTVGGQPKLYIQEDLGDDARLSKIWEYDITTGQLEEIVDHDGSKFYNGGSAFLTTNEEASGIVSLRDVLGEGWFASSVQVHVATGLPSPTELVEHGQLVLLNIANRDSDLMRERVVASGDNWNFRVDGVDPGATWKNLGFAIDASWNKSTAGTAIGASPTPIGYGEAAGVLATDVVQPPTPRAAASYFRKEFDIANPADVLLLDLYMRYDDGAVIYVNGTEVARANMNRGTAVTNTTFGTVNDPAERDWKRISIPKESLNLQPSGNVIAVSVHQENNSSSDLRMDLELFAWKKSPDAGTAPTTPAGLAVSTPTDTTLNVAWTAQAGVKFFRLERKLSTDLTWQVVADEIPGSFTGITDTGLVSGGAYSYRLWAVNQYGASATTAPANGTTTSTALPVIFFEDFSSTPNSSQTGLFTTTAGVKTVSVSANRNWYVAGPFGALGKVANGNGFGSAPAGTPSDDWLLLPPINTHFTTGETLSFVTDARFGDTGLTTPPSGPPTANTGLDVLVSTNYNPAVHTDPGTATWSLLNPQATFDSDFAAFGSGVPSGNVDISSYAGGAVTVAFRYRSSGSVSNAARHWEITDLQVAGESKLDIEAGLAPLVPYNSASSLNWAVANMAGRNGARANNFGADVAANDWLITPSFATVFDNMALAFDYHERFADTGSIPQGKPLAVLVSTNYVDGTDPATATWTDITPTGLDGSVNNAWRSVANIPLGLTGTNWNVHIAFRYQSSGTGSNGAKQVGVDNISIKQGGGALAADFTFAQTGAEASFTPTVTGGVEPYTYSWTFGDATPVSTSQSPKHIYPNGATYSATLTVTDGASGAVNVSKNVPVNFGQFVIPAQDGDIRVATFNTAMNSDDINGNAGDANALGTALASGTHPSIKKVAEVIQRVRPDIVLLNEIDLVYSGQNFDAAGTLARVNLLRTNYLGVPQVAGLTSVQYPYEFIGGTNTGLKAGYDLRNDGVTDTTPGDQGYGDDSFGFGQFPGKYGFVVLSKYPIDAANARTFQKFLWKDMPGALLPEDPADTDGNGNTASFYNADELKVFRLSSKSHWDVPVIVRGQPLHLLCSHPTPPVFDDGETLTHMVKTGSPATFADWNGLRNNDEIRFWADYVNPANDDYIYDDSQITVTGADAAGNELYTGIPSGGLGANKRFVILGDLNADPVDGDSSFEGSNALLGSALVDTSLTPESTGALQQVPASFNNESTKTSSFNLRADFALPSAWGFDLNQSGVHWPRTDHATVYLLDASDHRSVWLDLDLNLEGQAPELTSYDAWWKSYRYFLPGDSNSAQSANPDADSGDNFFEFAFAGDPNKSDGAPSLVEKGPGGLEYVFRRNRGANLDFGFQISETLANPWTPLVEGVDYEVLSSVIDPADFNKQTLRIRLLNPPIGKAFLRQTADE; translated from the coding sequence ATGAAATTTACTAGATCCGTCGTACTTTCGGCATGCTTTGCCGGTCTGGCGCAGGGCCAGTCCCATGTGCAGGGTCCCTCGACCGTCACTCCTCCCTACCTGCGCTCGCATCTCCCGGGCGTAACCGTGAAATCGATCCTGACCACCGGCGATGGCACGGTGCCAAAGACCGGCGGCGGCACAACCCGCCTGGCAGGCATCCCAGACGGGCTCGGCGTCATTGATGGCGACGATCTGACGCCGGCCGAGCCGGGCTACTTCTATCTGCTGGTCAACCATGAGCTTGGCGCGACGCAGGGCATCGCCCGGGCCCACGGCGACATGGGTGCCTTCGTGTCGAAATGGAAGATCGACAAGACCACCCACCAGGTGGTGGAGGGCAGCGATCTCATCCATAGCTTCTTCGACTGGAACGAAGGATCGGGCAACTATGTGCCCGGGCTGGATGGCAGCTTCGACCGCATGTGCTCGGCCGACCTGCCGCCCGCGACCGCGCGCTACCACTCGGCCAGCGGCAAGGGCTCGCAGGAGATCATTTATTTCAACGGCGAGGAAACGACCGGGGGCCGGGCCTATGGCCACGTGGTGACCGGACCAGATGCCGGCAAGAGCTACCATCTGGAGCACCTCGGCTTCGCCGCATTCGAGAACGTGCTGCTCAATTCCTTCGAGCAGGAAAAGACCGTCGCACTCATGATGGATGACGCGGTGGACGGCGAGGTTTACATCTACGTCGGCGACAAGGGCACGACCGGCACCGAGGTGGAGAAGGCCGGCATGGTGGGCGGCAAGCTTTATGCGCTCGCGGTGGTGGGCAAGCCTTACGAGGAAGCCGACGTCATCGCCAATGCCGTGGGCGAATCAGAAACCTTCACGCTGAAGCTGATCGGCCAGCCGGGCAACTACCCGGTGGACGGCAATGACGTGCACGACCGCGGCACCGACACCATCACCCCCCTTGATCCGCTACAGACCTTCGAGAGCCTGAAGATGGGCGGTCCGGAGGATGGTGCCTGGGACACGCGTCCGGGCTTTGAAGATACCTTCTACTTCGTGACAAAGGGCACCAGCTCCGGCGGCCTGACTGCAGTCACCCGCCTGTGGAAGCTTGAGTTCAATGACATCACCAATCCAGCGCTCGGTGGTACGTTGACGAAACTGCTCGACGGTCCGGAGAACCGCCTCGGCAGCCTGGACAACATGTGCTTCGACACCGTCGGCGGCCAGCCGAAGCTCTACATCCAGGAAGACCTGGGCGACGACGCGCGCCTGAGCAAGATCTGGGAATACGACATCACCACCGGCCAGCTTGAGGAGATCGTCGATCACGATGGGTCAAAGTTCTACAATGGCGGCTCCGCCTTCCTCACCACCAACGAGGAAGCCTCCGGCATCGTCAGCTTGCGCGACGTGCTCGGCGAGGGCTGGTTCGCCTCTTCCGTGCAGGTCCACGTGGCCACCGGTTTGCCCAGCCCGACCGAGTTGGTCGAGCACGGCCAACTGGTGCTGCTGAACATCGCCAACCGCGATAGTGACCTGATGCGCGAGCGGGTGGTGGCCTCGGGTGACAACTGGAACTTCCGTGTCGATGGCGTCGATCCGGGTGCCACTTGGAAGAACCTTGGCTTCGCGATCGATGCGAGCTGGAACAAGAGCACCGCAGGCACGGCGATCGGTGCCTCCCCCACGCCGATTGGCTATGGCGAGGCGGCGGGAGTGCTGGCCACGGATGTGGTGCAGCCGCCGACCCCGCGCGCGGCGGCGTCTTACTTCCGCAAGGAATTCGACATCGCCAATCCGGCGGACGTGCTGCTTCTGGATCTCTACATGCGCTACGACGATGGCGCGGTGATCTACGTGAATGGCACGGAGGTCGCCCGCGCGAACATGAACCGCGGTACCGCGGTGACCAATACCACCTTCGGCACGGTGAACGATCCGGCCGAGCGCGATTGGAAGCGGATTTCGATTCCCAAGGAGAGCCTGAACCTGCAGCCGTCCGGCAACGTCATCGCGGTGTCCGTCCACCAGGAGAACAATAGCAGCTCCGATCTGCGGATGGACCTCGAGTTGTTCGCGTGGAAGAAATCCCCGGATGCGGGCACGGCTCCGACCACACCGGCCGGACTGGCCGTCTCCACTCCCACGGATACCACGCTCAATGTCGCGTGGACCGCACAGGCCGGAGTGAAGTTCTTCCGCCTGGAGCGCAAGCTTTCCACCGACCTCACCTGGCAGGTGGTCGCGGATGAGATCCCGGGCAGCTTCACCGGCATCACCGACACCGGCCTGGTCTCGGGAGGTGCCTACAGCTATCGCCTGTGGGCGGTGAACCAGTACGGCGCGAGTGCGACCACCGCGCCAGCCAATGGCACCACGACCTCCACCGCTCTGCCAGTGATCTTCTTCGAGGATTTCTCGTCCACGCCGAACTCCTCTCAGACAGGTCTCTTCACCACCACCGCCGGTGTCAAGACGGTCAGCGTCTCCGCCAACCGGAACTGGTATGTGGCCGGTCCCTTCGGCGCTCTGGGCAAGGTGGCGAACGGCAACGGCTTCGGCAGCGCGCCGGCCGGAACCCCCTCCGATGATTGGCTGCTGCTGCCGCCGATCAATACTCACTTCACCACAGGTGAGACGCTCAGCTTCGTCACCGATGCACGTTTCGGCGACACCGGCCTGACCACGCCTCCAAGCGGCCCGCCAACTGCCAACACTGGTTTGGACGTGCTCGTGTCCACCAACTACAATCCGGCGGTCCACACCGATCCCGGTACAGCGACTTGGTCCCTGCTCAATCCGCAGGCAACCTTTGACTCCGACTTCGCGGCCTTCGGGAGCGGAGTGCCATCCGGGAATGTCGATATCTCCTCTTATGCGGGTGGTGCGGTCACGGTGGCCTTCCGCTACCGGTCCTCGGGTTCGGTATCGAATGCAGCCCGTCACTGGGAAATCACCGACCTCCAGGTGGCTGGCGAGTCAAAGCTGGACATCGAGGCCGGCCTCGCACCGCTGGTGCCGTATAACAGCGCCTCCAGCCTGAACTGGGCCGTTGCCAACATGGCCGGCCGCAATGGTGCCCGTGCCAACAACTTCGGTGCGGACGTTGCGGCCAATGACTGGTTGATCACTCCTTCCTTCGCGACGGTGTTCGACAACATGGCGTTGGCCTTCGATTACCACGAGCGCTTCGCCGACACCGGCAGCATCCCGCAAGGCAAGCCGCTGGCGGTGCTCGTCTCCACCAACTACGTGGACGGTACCGACCCGGCGACCGCCACGTGGACGGACATCACGCCTACGGGCTTGGATGGCTCGGTGAACAATGCCTGGCGCTCGGTGGCGAACATCCCGCTCGGCCTGACCGGCACGAACTGGAATGTCCACATCGCCTTCCGCTACCAGTCCAGCGGCACCGGCAGCAATGGGGCGAAGCAAGTCGGCGTCGACAATATCAGCATCAAGCAGGGTGGCGGTGCGCTCGCGGCGGACTTCACCTTCGCGCAGACCGGTGCGGAAGCCTCCTTCACGCCGACGGTGACCGGAGGCGTGGAGCCCTACACCTACTCGTGGACCTTCGGCGATGCGACGCCGGTGTCCACGTCGCAGAGCCCGAAGCACATCTACCCGAACGGCGCGACCTACTCCGCCACGCTGACCGTAACCGACGGCGCGAGCGGAGCGGTCAATGTGAGCAAAAACGTGCCGGTGAACTTCGGCCAATTTGTGATCCCGGCGCAGGACGGCGACATCCGTGTGGCGACCTTCAACACCGCGATGAACTCGGATGACATCAATGGCAACGCCGGCGATGCCAATGCATTGGGCACAGCACTCGCAAGTGGCACGCACCCCTCGATCAAGAAGGTCGCGGAGGTCATCCAGCGGGTCAGGCCTGACATCGTCCTGCTGAATGAAATCGACCTCGTCTACAGCGGCCAGAACTTCGACGCGGCCGGCACGCTGGCGCGGGTGAATTTGCTGCGCACGAACTACCTCGGCGTGCCCCAGGTGGCCGGGCTGACCAGCGTCCAGTATCCGTATGAATTCATCGGCGGCACCAATACCGGCCTCAAGGCCGGCTACGACCTGCGCAATGATGGCGTGACGGACACGACCCCGGGCGACCAGGGCTACGGCGACGATTCGTTCGGCTTCGGCCAATTCCCCGGCAAATACGGCTTCGTCGTACTTTCCAAGTATCCGATCGATGCAGCGAATGCCCGCACCTTCCAGAAATTCCTCTGGAAGGACATGCCGGGTGCGCTGCTGCCGGAAGATCCGGCGGATACGGATGGCAACGGCAACACGGCGAGCTTCTACAATGCCGATGAGTTGAAGGTCTTCCGCCTCTCCTCGAAGAGCCATTGGGATGTCCCGGTCATCGTCCGCGGCCAGCCGCTCCATCTCCTGTGCAGCCACCCGACGCCGCCGGTCTTCGACGACGGCGAGACGCTGACCCACATGGTGAAGACCGGCTCCCCCGCCACCTTCGCGGACTGGAACGGCCTTCGCAACAACGACGAGATCCGCTTCTGGGCGGACTACGTGAATCCGGCGAACGACGACTACATCTACGATGACTCGCAGATCACCGTCACCGGCGCGGATGCCGCGGGTAATGAGCTCTACACCGGCATCCCCTCGGGCGGCCTCGGTGCGAACAAGCGCTTCGTGATCCTGGGCGACCTGAATGCCGATCCGGTGGATGGCGACTCGTCCTTCGAGGGATCGAACGCGCTGCTCGGCAGTGCCTTGGTTGACACCTCGCTCACGCCGGAAAGCACCGGCGCGCTGCAACAGGTGCCTGCTTCGTTCAACAACGAGTCCACGAAGACCTCGAGCTTCAACCTGCGGGCGGACTTCGCGTTGCCTTCGGCATGGGGCTTCGACCTGAACCAGTCCGGCGTGCACTGGCCGCGCACCGACCATGCGACGGTCTACCTGCTGGATGCCTCCGATCACCGCTCGGTGTGGCTGGACCTCGACCTCAACCTCGAGGGCCAAGCGCCGGAACTCACCAGCTACGATGCCTGGTGGAAGAGCTACCGCTACTTCCTGCCGGGCGATTCGAACAGTGCCCAGAGTGCGAACCCGGATGCGGACAGCGGCGACAACTTCTTCGAGTTCGCCTTTGCCGGAGATCCGAACAAGTCCGACGGGGCACCTTCCTTGGTGGAAAAGGGCCCGGGCGGGCTGGAGTATGTCTTCCGCCGCAATCGTGGGGCGAACCTCGACTTCGGATTCCAGATCTCGGAGACGCTGGCGAACCCATGGACCCCGCTTGTCGAAGGAGTGGATTACGAGGTGCTTTCCTCTGTGATCGACCCGGCTGACTTCAACAAGCAGACGCTGCGCATTCGCCTGCTCAATCCGCCGATCGGAAAGGCGTTCCTTCGCCAAACCGCCGACGAATAA
- a CDS encoding S1C family serine protease: MKIPRLLLAGLKLVLGVTSATAADEPRPNVVAIQSFAKEDADKPQRESLGFVVEEDGFLLTNYQNLIDPASHLLLPVIRVVVPEEEKSETFEATVIGVEPTIGLGLLKIDAGRKLAKSNLSRSKIVQLDQPVRAIAAIKGGTAEEIQGTVAGLNNRECYQENLASTMFRTKLDIPVTGAGGPVYNSDGEVIAIYTGFKPEAVEGHVENEAETHVLPIALALNIYESIKHKKSHKSPWTGFSVRPLTTEEMKRFPTAKGHKGGLGIEYVWPGSPAEKMGILPGDILVQFSYNRILSVGDFQKWLYMYGVGHPVKLVVIRDGEYLVSDYMIEERPEWAKPK; encoded by the coding sequence ATGAAGATTCCCCGCTTGCTACTGGCCGGCCTGAAACTGGTGCTCGGCGTGACATCCGCCACAGCTGCCGATGAACCCCGGCCGAATGTCGTCGCGATCCAGTCCTTCGCGAAGGAAGACGCCGACAAGCCGCAGCGGGAGAGCCTGGGCTTCGTGGTGGAGGAAGATGGCTTTCTCCTGACGAATTACCAGAACCTCATCGACCCTGCGAGCCACCTGCTACTGCCGGTGATCCGGGTGGTAGTGCCGGAAGAAGAGAAGAGCGAGACCTTCGAGGCAACGGTGATCGGCGTGGAACCCACCATCGGCTTGGGCCTCCTGAAGATCGATGCCGGGCGGAAGCTGGCGAAGTCGAATCTCTCCCGCAGCAAGATCGTGCAGTTGGACCAGCCGGTGAGGGCGATTGCCGCGATCAAGGGCGGCACCGCGGAGGAAATCCAGGGCACCGTTGCGGGGCTCAACAACCGTGAATGCTATCAGGAGAATCTCGCCTCGACGATGTTCCGCACGAAGCTGGATATCCCCGTAACGGGCGCGGGCGGTCCGGTGTACAATTCCGATGGCGAGGTGATCGCGATCTACACGGGATTCAAACCTGAAGCCGTGGAAGGGCATGTCGAGAATGAGGCGGAGACCCACGTGCTGCCGATCGCTCTGGCCTTGAACATCTACGAGAGCATCAAGCACAAGAAGAGCCACAAGAGCCCGTGGACAGGATTCTCCGTGAGACCATTGACAACCGAGGAGATGAAAAGGTTTCCAACGGCCAAGGGGCACAAGGGTGGTCTCGGCATCGAGTATGTGTGGCCCGGCAGCCCGGCGGAGAAGATGGGCATCCTTCCCGGGGACATCCTGGTGCAATTTTCCTACAACCGCATCCTGTCGGTGGGGGACTTCCAGAAGTGGCTCTACATGTATGGCGTCGGCCACCCGGTGAAGCTGGTGGTGATCCGGGATGGCGAGTATCTCGTCTCCGACTACATGATCGAGGAACGTCCCGAGTGGGCGAAGCCGAAGTGA
- a CDS encoding Ig-like domain-containing protein yields the protein MRPSHNLIATLLGLSLTTVHAVDFSGSYSQNFDSMGTSGTAAPAGWTFYGGMGGSNSTWGSSIPAADAGLGTANATLTASTSTSTSSNTAGYNYASSSSTADRCLGSSPTSGRGVAWQLSLTNTGTSAIGEIELGYLTRRFTAPSDANELPGHRVFYSLNNGSTWTNVAALNPVISGTTGVVVPTMVGVTTVPATSITFSSGWTPGSVLLLRWADDNAAQSSPDQIIGLDNVIIAAVAGNTLPEVALTAPSTGASYDAPATIALTATASDTDGTISKVEFYNGATKLGEDTTEPYELVLSNVISGSYSLAAKAIDNVSGAITSAAASVTVTNVDNVLPTVAITSPVDTSTRISGGFTIEASASDTDGAVSKVEFYDGATKLGEDTSAPFVFAWASPAIGSHTLTAVATDNDSGTTTSTAVDIEVVQALSATVIAKESVWNYLDNGSDQGTAWKEPAFNDSAWASGKGVLGGGDGHIDTIINIGPSGNRYITTYFRRTFELTGAAAVQALDFNILRDDGVVVFINGVEVARQNLPAGPINYLTDTPAIIDGSAESTYFPATASPLPPLVEGTNVIAVEVHQRDGNSSDLGFDLEMITRALPGEAPEVTLTSPADDATYQAPASVTLIADATDSDGTIAKVEFFAGATKIGEDTEAPFAFEWTMVPQGSYTLTAKATDNLGLGKTSEAADIVVTAPATAAPAVSITAPANEASYMAPAVIEITATAEDSDGTIAKVEFFNGVTKLGEDDSEPYSFSWTGVQQGDYTLTAKATDNMTATAISTAITVHVVPNQPPLIAPLAPVDLAEVPAPAATLQVLLDDPEDLPLTVTFYGRPKSPTPGADFTVITLPDTQFYSENNNNRFSQFLSQTNWIVSSKTTLNTAFVAHMGDMVQNGDSVDAEWQRADQAMDIIEDPATTLLTHGIPWGGAPGNHDGGGSKWNQYFGSARWAGRPYFQGNFGGSNVNNYQFFSASGMDFIVINLAYNSNTNGNQAVMDWADALLKAYPQRRAIVTSHWLIDLGNQAPWGGHGQAVYDNLKDNPNLFLMLCGHIHGEGRRQDTFQGRTVHTILQDYQSRSGYPGGLGGGDGWLRYYVFSPATNTITAKTYRTTSGAYETDADSEFTFAYNMQAPAPWTQLGTVEVPAGGSAAQVEWTGLATGTDYEWYVSVTDGVTPVGSTIRSFSAVTPPAVTVSITATDARAGESGADQELALTITRSGSTTAALNVPLLSSGTATAGSDYTGFTASVTIPANESSVVLPLTAVADAEAEGEETVIITLGSSPDFTAGSPASSNAIIADRPAQGFYHQNIPDPGKRAPGEDADADGVANVIEYFMGTLPGDGGSRGTLEVQAPGSGTIKIRYPRALNRTDVTAALEWSAALDGTWHASGESEDDVTVAFSEAVVSGPEADPETVEATATITGSAVKVFVRLRAD from the coding sequence GTGAGACCTTCCCACAACCTGATCGCCACGCTCCTCGGCCTGTCTCTCACCACCGTGCATGCGGTGGACTTCAGCGGCAGCTATTCGCAAAACTTCGACTCGATGGGCACGTCCGGCACGGCGGCCCCCGCCGGCTGGACCTTCTACGGCGGCATGGGCGGCAGCAATTCAACCTGGGGCTCCTCGATCCCCGCCGCGGATGCCGGGCTAGGCACGGCGAATGCGACGCTCACCGCCAGCACTTCCACTTCCACCAGCAGCAATACAGCCGGCTACAACTATGCATCCAGTAGTTCGACCGCAGACCGTTGCCTGGGCAGTTCGCCCACTTCCGGCCGCGGCGTGGCGTGGCAGCTTTCCCTCACGAATACCGGCACCTCCGCCATCGGCGAGATCGAGCTGGGCTACCTGACGCGCCGCTTCACCGCCCCGTCCGATGCGAACGAGCTGCCCGGCCACCGGGTCTTCTACAGCCTGAACAACGGCTCCACCTGGACCAATGTCGCGGCTCTCAACCCGGTAATCAGCGGCACCACCGGCGTGGTGGTGCCAACCATGGTCGGCGTGACCACCGTGCCGGCGACCAGCATCACGTTCTCCAGCGGCTGGACACCGGGCTCCGTGTTGCTTCTGCGCTGGGCCGATGACAACGCGGCGCAGAGCTCGCCCGACCAGATCATCGGCCTCGACAACGTGATCATCGCCGCGGTCGCTGGCAACACGCTGCCGGAAGTCGCACTGACCGCGCCGTCCACCGGCGCCAGCTACGACGCGCCCGCCACCATCGCCCTGACCGCCACCGCGTCCGATACGGATGGAACGATCTCGAAGGTCGAATTCTACAACGGAGCCACCAAGCTTGGCGAGGACACCACCGAGCCCTACGAGCTTGTCTTGAGCAACGTGATTTCCGGCAGCTACTCCCTCGCGGCGAAGGCCATCGACAATGTTTCCGGCGCGATTACATCCGCGGCAGCGAGTGTCACGGTGACGAATGTGGACAATGTCCTGCCCACCGTGGCGATCACTTCCCCGGTGGATACCTCCACGCGCATCAGCGGCGGCTTCACGATCGAGGCCAGCGCCAGCGATACGGACGGTGCGGTGAGTAAGGTTGAGTTCTATGATGGTGCGACCAAGCTCGGCGAGGACACGAGCGCCCCCTTTGTCTTTGCCTGGGCGAGCCCGGCGATCGGCAGCCACACGCTCACCGCGGTGGCCACAGACAATGACTCCGGTACGACCACGTCCACCGCCGTGGACATCGAGGTGGTCCAGGCACTCTCCGCCACGGTGATCGCGAAGGAGTCCGTCTGGAATTACCTCGACAATGGCAGCGACCAGGGCACCGCGTGGAAAGAGCCCGCCTTCAACGACAGCGCCTGGGCTTCCGGCAAAGGCGTGCTTGGTGGCGGCGACGGCCACATCGACACGATCATCAACATCGGCCCTTCCGGCAACCGCTACATCACGACCTACTTCCGCCGCACCTTCGAGCTGACCGGCGCCGCCGCGGTGCAGGCACTCGATTTCAATATCCTGCGGGACGATGGCGTGGTCGTCTTCATCAACGGTGTGGAGGTGGCCCGCCAGAACCTGCCGGCCGGTCCGATCAATTATCTGACGGACACCCCGGCCATCATCGATGGTTCGGCCGAGAGCACGTATTTCCCGGCAACCGCCTCGCCATTGCCGCCGCTGGTGGAGGGCACGAATGTGATCGCGGTGGAAGTCCACCAGCGCGATGGCAACAGCAGCGATCTCGGCTTCGACTTGGAAATGATCACCCGCGCGCTGCCCGGCGAGGCACCGGAAGTGACCCTCACTTCTCCAGCGGACGATGCCACTTACCAAGCCCCCGCCAGCGTGACCCTCATTGCGGATGCCACCGATAGCGACGGCACCATCGCGAAGGTGGAGTTCTTCGCTGGCGCGACCAAGATCGGCGAGGATACCGAAGCGCCCTTCGCCTTCGAGTGGACGATGGTCCCGCAGGGCAGCTACACGCTGACCGCGAAGGCTACCGACAACCTCGGCCTAGGCAAGACCAGCGAAGCCGCGGATATCGTGGTCACCGCACCCGCAACCGCTGCGCCCGCGGTTTCCATCACGGCACCGGCCAATGAAGCCAGCTACATGGCACCGGCCGTGATCGAGATCACCGCGACTGCGGAAGACAGCGACGGCACGATCGCCAAGGTGGAATTCTTCAATGGCGTCACCAAGCTCGGCGAGGACGACAGCGAACCCTACTCCTTCTCGTGGACCGGCGTGCAGCAGGGAGACTACACGCTGACAGCAAAGGCCACCGACAACATGACCGCCACGGCTATCTCCACCGCGATCACCGTCCACGTGGTCCCGAACCAGCCGCCGCTGATCGCCCCGCTCGCGCCGGTCGATCTCGCCGAGGTGCCGGCCCCGGCCGCCACGCTGCAGGTTTTGCTGGACGACCCGGAAGACCTGCCGCTGACGGTGACCTTCTACGGTCGTCCGAAATCCCCAACTCCCGGAGCGGACTTCACCGTAATCACCCTGCCGGACACGCAGTTCTACTCGGAGAACAATAACAACCGCTTCTCCCAGTTCCTCTCGCAGACGAACTGGATCGTCTCCTCCAAGACCACCCTGAACACCGCCTTCGTGGCCCACATGGGCGACATGGTGCAAAACGGCGACAGCGTGGATGCCGAGTGGCAACGCGCCGACCAGGCGATGGACATCATCGAGGATCCTGCAACAACGCTGCTGACCCATGGCATCCCCTGGGGCGGTGCACCGGGTAATCATGACGGTGGCGGCAGCAAGTGGAACCAGTACTTCGGAAGCGCACGCTGGGCCGGCCGCCCTTACTTTCAGGGGAACTTCGGAGGCAGCAACGTGAATAACTACCAGTTCTTCAGCGCGAGCGGCATGGACTTCATCGTCATCAACCTCGCCTACAACTCCAATACCAACGGCAACCAGGCCGTGATGGATTGGGCGGACGCGCTGTTGAAAGCCTATCCCCAGCGCCGTGCAATCGTCACTAGCCACTGGCTGATCGATTTGGGTAACCAGGCACCATGGGGTGGCCATGGACAGGCGGTCTATGACAACCTGAAGGACAACCCGAATCTCTTCCTGATGCTGTGCGGCCATATCCACGGCGAGGGCCGCCGCCAGGACACGTTCCAAGGGCGCACCGTCCACACCATCCTGCAGGACTACCAGAGCCGCTCCGGCTATCCGGGTGGCCTGGGTGGCGGTGACGGATGGTTGCGTTACTACGTCTTCTCCCCGGCGACCAACACGATCACCGCGAAGACCTACCGCACGACCAGCGGAGCGTATGAGACCGATGCGGACAGCGAATTCACCTTCGCCTACAACATGCAAGCCCCAGCGCCCTGGACGCAGCTCGGCACGGTGGAAGTCCCTGCGGGCGGCAGCGCCGCGCAGGTGGAGTGGACCGGCCTCGCCACCGGGACGGACTACGAATGGTATGTCAGTGTCACCGATGGCGTGACCCCGGTCGGCAGCACCATCCGCAGCTTCAGCGCGGTGACGCCGCCAGCGGTGACCGTCAGCATCACGGCCACGGATGCGCGCGCGGGCGAGTCCGGTGCCGATCAGGAATTGGCACTCACCATCACCCGCAGCGGTTCCACCACGGCGGCGCTGAATGTCCCGCTGCTCTCCAGCGGGACTGCCACGGCGGGCAGCGACTACACCGGCTTCACCGCCAGTGTCACGATCCCGGCGAACGAGAGCAGCGTGGTGCTGCCGCTGACCGCCGTGGCAGACGCAGAGGCAGAGGGTGAGGAGACCGTGATCATCACCCTTGGCAGCAGCCCGGACTTCACCGCCGGCAGTCCTGCCAGTTCGAATGCAATCATTGCCGACCGCCCCGCCCAAGGCTTCTACCACCAGAACATCCCCGATCCCGGCAAGCGCGCCCCGGGTGAAGATGCGGATGCCGATGGTGTCGCAAACGTGATCGAGTACTTCATGGGCACCCTGCCCGGTGACGGCGGTAGCCGCGGCACGCTGGAAGTCCAGGCACCGGGGTCCGGCACGATCAAGATCCGTTACCCACGCGCCTTGAACCGCACCGACGTCACCGCCGCCCTGGAATGGTCCGCCGCCTTGGACGGCACCTGGCATGCCAGCGGTGAAAGCGAGGACGATGTCACGGTGGCCTTCAGCGAGGCAGTCGTTTCCGGTCCGGAAGCCGATCCGGAAACCGTCGAGGCCACCGCTACCATCACCGGCTCCGCGGTGAAGGTCTTCGTCCGCCTGCGCGCGGATTGA